A single genomic interval of Lathyrus oleraceus cultivar Zhongwan6 chromosome 7, CAAS_Psat_ZW6_1.0, whole genome shotgun sequence harbors:
- the LOC127108399 gene encoding inositol oxygenase 4 — MTILVEQIPFGTQFEDAKNVHSENNTKELVLDAGFHQPQNDSQNSLFLTPEINAFGHTFRNYDEESERQKGVEEFYRSQHINQTYDFVKKMREEYKKLNKAEMSIWECCELLNDVVDESDPDLDEPQIQHLLQSAEAIRKDYPNEDWLHLTALIHDLGKILLLPKFGELPQWAVVGDTFPVGCAFDESNVHHKYFMDNPDVKNSAYNTKNGIYKEGCGLDNVMMSWGHDDYMCLVAEENGATLPKAGLFIIRYHSFYPLHKENAYTHLMNEQDFENLKWLHVFNKYDLYSKSKVLVDVEEVKPYYLSLIEKYFPAKLRW, encoded by the exons ATGACCATTCTCGTTGAGCAAATTCCTTTTG GGACACAATTTGAAGATGCCAAAAATGTGCATTCTGAAAATAACACCAAAGAACTTGTTCTTGATGCTGGATTTCATCAACCTCAAAATGATTCTCAGAATTCATTATTCCTCACTCCGGAAATCAATGCATTTGGCCATACCTTCag AAATTATGATGAAGAAAGTGAAAGGCAAAAAGGGGTTGAGGAATTCTATAGATCGCAACATATCAACCAAACATATGATTTC GTGAAGAAAATGAGGGAGGAATACAAGAAATTAAACAAAGCTGAAATGAGTATATGGGAATGCTGTGAGTTGTTGAATGATGTTGTGGATGAAAGTGATCCTGATTTGGATGAACCTCAGATTCAGCATTTGCTGCAATCAGCTGAAGCTATTAGGAAAGATTATCCTAATGAAGATTGGTTACATTTGACAGCTCTTATTCATG ATCTTGGGAAAATTCTTCTGCTGCCGAAATTCGGCGAACTACCTCAATGGGCTGTTGTTGGTGACACATTTCCTGTTGGTTGTGCTTTTGATGAATCAAATGTTCATCACAAG TATTTCATGGACAACCCTGATGTCAAAAATTCTGCTTATAACACTAAAAATGGGATCTATAAGGAAGGATGTGGGCTAGACAATGTGATGATGTCATGGGGACATGATGATTATATGTGTTTG GTTGCTGAGGAAAATGGGGCTACTTTGCCAAAAGCGGGATTGTTCATCATCAGATATCATTCCTTTTACC CTTTGCATAAGGAAAATGCATACACTCACTTGATGAATGAACAAGATTTTGAGAATTTGAAGTGGCTCCATGTATTTAA CAAATATGATCTCTATAGCAAAAGCAAAGTTCTTGTTGATGTCGAAGAAGTGAAGCCGTATTATCTCTCGCTTATCGAGAAG TATTTTCCTGCAAAGCTGAGATGGTAA